One genomic window of Quercus lobata isolate SW786 chromosome 9, ValleyOak3.0 Primary Assembly, whole genome shotgun sequence includes the following:
- the LOC115962203 gene encoding desmethylxanthohumol 6'-O-methyltransferase-like, whose product METKEAQALLEGQAEIWQHLFGFADSMALKCAVELRIADIINSHGGPITLCQIAAGIDNSPSLDIPYLARIMRSLVRKKILTAHNPSDGGDTLYGLTPASKWLLHDAELSLVPMVLMENHPWQLAPWHYLSQCVKEGGIAFKKAHGCEMWDFASKNPEFNKIFNDAMACSAKIVMGVVLEEYKNGFDCLGSLVDVGGGTGGMIAEIVKAHPHIKGTNFDLPHVVATAPIRKGVSHVGGNMFESIPTADAIFMKWVLHDWSDEHCIKILKNCRKAISEKIGKVIIVDIVLEKDNNDLFDETRMVFDLLMMAHTSGGKERTELEWKKLLEEGGFPSYKIIKIPTMPSIIEAYPL is encoded by the exons atggaaaCAAAAGAAGCTCAAGCATTGCTAGAAGGCCAAGCAGAAATTTGGCAACATTTATTTGGCTTTGCAGACTCCATGGCATTGAAATGTGCTGTGGAGCTCCGCATTGCTGACATTATAAACTCTCATGGTGGTCCGATCACTTTGTGCCAAATAGCAGCCGGAATAGATAACTCCCCTTCTCTTGATATTCCCTACCTCGCACGTATCATGAGATCACTAGTCCGCAAAAAGATCTTAACAGCACATAATCCATCAGATGGTGGGGATACTCTCTATGGATTGACCCCTGCATCAAAATGGCTTTTGCATGATGCTGAGCTAAGCCTAGTGCCAATGGTATTAATGGAGAACCATCCATGGCAATTGGCACCATGGCATTACCTTAGCCAATGTGTCAAAGAAGGTGGTATTGCCTTTAAGAAGGCTCATGGTTGTGAGATGTGGGACTTTGCATCAAAAAATCCTGAATTCAACAAGATCTTCAATGATGCCATGGCATGTTCGGCTAAGATTGTGATGGGGGTGGTCCTAGAAGAATACAAGAATGGGTTTGATTGCTTGGGATCATTGGTGGATGTAGGAGGTGGGACAGGGGGAATGATAGCTGAGATTGTGAAAGCACATCCACACATCAAAGGTACCAACTTTGATTTGCCACATGTTGTTGCTACAGCACCAATTCGCAAGGGGGTCTCCCATGTTGGAGGTAACATGTTTGAGTCCATTCCTACAGCTGATGCAATCTTCATGAAG TGGGTACTACATGATTGGAGTGATGAACATTGCATCAAGATATTGAAAAATTGCAGAAAAGCAATATCAGAAAAGATTGGAAAGGTTATTATTGTTGATATTGTACTTGAAAAGGATAACAACGATCTATTTGATGAGACCCGCATGGTATTTGATTTGTTGATGATGGCACACACCTCTGGAGGAAAGGAAAGGACTGAGCTAGAATGGAAGAAATTATTGGAGGAGGGAGGTTTTCCTAgctacaaaatcatcaaaattccAACTATGCCATCCATTATTGAGGCCTATCCACTGTGA